The following coding sequences are from one Triticum dicoccoides isolate Atlit2015 ecotype Zavitan chromosome 4A, WEW_v2.0, whole genome shotgun sequence window:
- the LOC119284272 gene encoding protein DETOXIFICATION 16-like: MDHKQDTRISFAYYSLEWWAFETLVLLSGLLPNPQLETSVLSICLNTGILLFMIPSGLGYSVSTRVSNELGSGQPQAAKLATRVVVYIALFLGFVLTLGMTLLRHVWGYMYNNEQEVVAYIAKMLPVLGISFFIDGLHGSLSGVLTGCGKQKIGATVNLGAFYLAGIPMAVLLAFVFHLNGMGLWLGIVCGSLIKVLLFASVTWTIDWSMEATKAKDTVFGSSLPVA, translated from the exons ATGGACCACAAGCAAGACACCCGGATTTCATTTGCATATTACAG CTTGGAGTGGTGGGCATTCGAAACACTTGTGCTGCTGTCTGGTCTTCTGCCCAACCCTCAGCTGGAGACTTCAGTGCTGTCAATTTG CCTTAACACTGGGATTCTTCTCTTCATGATACCATCTGGGCTTGGTTATTCTGTGAG CACGCGCGTTTCCAACGAACTTGGTTCTGGACAGCCTCAGGCAGCAAAGTTGGCAACGAGGGTAGTCGTGTACATCGCCTTGTTCTTAGGCTTCGTCCTGACCTTGGGCATGACCCTGCTACGCCACGTTTGGGGGTACATGTACAACAACGAGCAAGAGGTCGTGGCATACATTGCCAAGATGCTGCCAGTTCTTGGGATATCTTTCTTCATAGACGGCCTTCACGGATCTCTCTCGGGCGTGCTCACGGGCTGCGGCAAGCAAAAGATCGGCGCCACGGTGAACCTCGGCGCGTTCTACCTGGCAGGCATCCCTATGGCGGTGCTGCTAGCATTTGTCTTCCATCTCAATGGAATG GGCCTTTGGCTCGGCATCGTCTGTGGCAGCCTCATCAAAGTGCTCTTGTTTGCATCTGTCACATGGACCATAGACTGGAGCATGGAA GCTACCAAGGCAAAGGACACGGTATTCGGCTCATCTCTGCCAGTAGCATGA